One genomic window of Cupriavidus oxalaticus includes the following:
- a CDS encoding DUF2157 domain-containing protein, translating into MQTSTVANGERRAIRRALADWRARGRLAAEAIAAPWARTEPAATDWRRWLDQALMALGTALLCAGVIVFFAFNWQDLHKFSKFGLLAAAITVLAAFAWLRPAADAAGRAALGGAQVLSGVLLAVIGQTYQTGADAWQLFALWALLAVPWALAARAAPHWWLVLVVGNVALLRYFSIRFGMEGLFALLFDSRYLRTATLALLGAVLLQLALWHLLAARASGLGFRGQTGSRLLAALACVQAGSLGLTSLFDSRFDAASFVVALAVLAGLAWWYRQRAFDIVVLSLTCLTGIVLVVAGLGKLLFEGKGDFGAFLLLGLVTIGLAAGAAAWLMRAYRAQLRAQPEQA; encoded by the coding sequence ATGCAAACCTCCACTGTGGCAAACGGCGAACGGCGCGCCATCCGCCGGGCGCTGGCCGACTGGCGCGCACGCGGACGGCTGGCTGCCGAGGCGATCGCCGCCCCCTGGGCACGCACCGAGCCGGCCGCTACCGACTGGCGCCGCTGGCTCGACCAGGCGCTGATGGCGCTGGGCACCGCCCTGCTATGCGCCGGCGTGATCGTCTTCTTTGCCTTCAACTGGCAAGACCTGCACAAGTTCTCCAAATTTGGCTTGCTCGCCGCCGCCATCACGGTGCTGGCAGCGTTCGCGTGGCTGCGACCCGCCGCCGACGCCGCCGGCCGCGCCGCGCTCGGGGGCGCGCAGGTGCTGTCCGGCGTGCTGCTCGCCGTGATCGGCCAGACCTACCAGACCGGCGCCGATGCCTGGCAGCTGTTTGCGCTGTGGGCGCTGCTGGCGGTGCCGTGGGCGCTGGCGGCGCGCGCTGCGCCGCACTGGTGGCTGGTGCTGGTGGTCGGCAACGTGGCGCTGCTGCGCTACTTCAGCATCCGTTTCGGCATGGAAGGCCTGTTTGCGCTGCTGTTCGACAGCCGCTACCTGCGCACCGCCACGCTGGCGTTGCTGGGGGCGGTGCTGCTGCAACTGGCGCTGTGGCACCTGCTGGCCGCCCGCGCGTCCGGGCTGGGCTTCCGGGGACAGACCGGCAGCCGCCTGCTGGCTGCGCTGGCCTGCGTGCAGGCCGGCTCGCTGGGCCTGACCAGCCTGTTCGACAGCCGCTTCGATGCGGCATCATTCGTGGTTGCGCTGGCCGTGCTGGCAGGTCTGGCGTGGTGGTACCGGCAACGCGCCTTCGATATCGTCGTGCTGAGCCTGACCTGCCTGACCGGCATCGTGCTGGTGGTGGCCGGACTCGGCAAGCTGCTGTTCGAGGGCAAGGGCGACTTCGGCGCATTCCTGCTGCTCGGGCTGGTCACCATTGGCCTGGCCGCAGGCGCGGCGGCGTGGCTGATGCGCGCTTATCGCGCTCAACTGCGCGCCCAACCGGAGCAGGCATGA
- the prfA gene encoding peptide chain release factor 1, whose translation MKASMLAKLDQLAERLDEVNALLAREDATASIDQYRKLSREHAELSPVAEQYGQYRQAQDDLGTAQALLDDPEMKDFAADEIASARERLEALEQSLQRLLLPKDPNDDRNLLLEIRAGTGGEESALFAADLLRMYTRYAERQRWQVEIMSESESDLGGFREVIVRIAGDAAFSKLKFESGGHRVQRVPATEAQGRIHTSACTVAVMPEADEVGEVEINPADLRIDTFRASGAGGQHVNKTDSAVRLTHLPTGIVVECQDDRSQHRNKDKAMKVLAARIKDMQTRAAQAKEASTRRNLIGSGDRSDRIRTYNFPQGRVTDHRINLTLYKIDMIMDGDMDELLSSLAAEHQADQLAALGEDA comes from the coding sequence ATGAAAGCCAGCATGCTTGCCAAGCTCGACCAACTGGCCGAGCGACTCGATGAAGTCAACGCCCTGCTCGCGCGCGAAGACGCGACCGCCAGCATCGACCAGTACCGCAAGCTCAGCCGCGAGCATGCCGAGCTGTCGCCGGTGGCCGAGCAGTACGGGCAATACCGCCAGGCGCAGGACGACCTGGGCACCGCGCAGGCGCTGCTGGACGATCCCGAGATGAAGGACTTCGCCGCCGACGAGATCGCCAGCGCGCGCGAGCGGCTGGAAGCGCTGGAGCAGAGCCTGCAGCGCCTGCTGCTGCCCAAGGATCCCAACGACGACCGCAACCTGCTGCTCGAAATCCGCGCCGGCACCGGTGGCGAAGAAAGCGCGCTGTTCGCCGCAGATCTGCTGCGGATGTACACGCGCTACGCCGAGCGCCAGCGCTGGCAGGTCGAGATCATGAGCGAGTCCGAGTCCGACCTGGGCGGCTTCCGGGAAGTCATCGTGCGGATCGCCGGGGATGCCGCGTTTTCGAAGCTGAAGTTTGAATCCGGCGGCCATCGCGTGCAGCGCGTGCCCGCCACCGAGGCACAAGGGCGCATCCATACCTCGGCCTGCACGGTGGCGGTGATGCCGGAAGCCGATGAGGTCGGCGAGGTCGAGATCAATCCGGCCGACCTGCGCATCGACACCTTCCGCGCCTCGGGCGCCGGTGGCCAGCACGTGAACAAGACCGATTCGGCCGTGCGCCTGACCCACCTGCCGACCGGCATCGTGGTCGAGTGCCAGGACGACCGGTCGCAGCACCGCAACAAGGACAAGGCGATGAAGGTGCTGGCCGCGCGCATCAAGGACATGCAGACCCGCGCCGCACAGGCGAAGGAAGCCAGCACGCGGCGCAACCTGATCGGCTCGGGCGACCGCAGCGACCGCATCCGCACCTACAACTTCCCGCAGGGCCGCGTGACCGACCACCGCATCAACCTGACGCTCTACAAGATCGACATGATCATGGACGGCGACATGGACGAGCTGCTGTCGTCGCTGGCCGCGGAGCACCAGGCGGACCAGCTGGCCGCGCTCGGCGAGGACGCATAA
- a CDS encoding 5'-methylthioadenosine/adenosylhomocysteine nucleosidase: MTLGILAAIHDEVDGLVAAMRHDDSRATVHTIGMRDYYVGNLYGQPCVLVLARMGKVAASATTVTLIREFGATQVVFTGLAGGVGADTNVGDIVIADRTIQHDLDARPFFGRHEVPLLDRAEFPADPALTAELEGAAADFLRLDLGADVPPEVLARFGVATPGLHKGMIASGDQFIGAPAAVAELRERLPGLLAVEMEGAAVAQVCHEYGVPYAVMRTVSDRADDTAHVDFAAFLKEVASHYSNGVLRRLLAARAEADPVRT, from the coding sequence ATGACCCTGGGAATCCTTGCCGCCATCCACGATGAAGTCGACGGCCTGGTGGCCGCGATGCGCCACGACGACAGCCGCGCCACGGTGCACACCATCGGCATGCGCGACTACTACGTCGGCAACCTGTACGGCCAGCCGTGCGTGCTGGTGCTGGCGCGCATGGGCAAGGTGGCAGCCTCGGCGACCACGGTCACGCTGATCCGGGAGTTCGGCGCCACCCAGGTGGTGTTTACCGGGCTGGCGGGCGGCGTCGGCGCCGACACCAATGTCGGCGACATCGTCATCGCGGACCGGACGATCCAGCACGACCTCGACGCGCGCCCGTTCTTCGGCCGCCATGAAGTGCCGCTGCTGGACCGCGCCGAGTTCCCGGCCGACCCGGCGCTGACCGCCGAACTGGAAGGCGCGGCCGCGGATTTCCTGCGCCTCGACCTGGGCGCCGACGTGCCGCCCGAGGTGCTGGCCCGCTTCGGCGTGGCCACGCCGGGGCTGCACAAGGGCATGATCGCCAGCGGCGACCAGTTTATCGGGGCCCCGGCTGCGGTGGCGGAACTGCGCGAGCGGCTGCCCGGCCTGCTGGCGGTGGAAATGGAAGGCGCCGCGGTGGCGCAGGTGTGCCATGAATACGGCGTCCCGTACGCGGTCATGCGCACGGTGTCGGACCGGGCGGACGATACCGCCCATGTGGATTTCGCGGCATTCCTGAAGGAGGTGGCCAGCCACTATTCCAATGGCGTGCTGCGCCGGCTGCTGGCCGCGCGGGCTGAAGCGGATCCCGTGCGCACCTGA
- the hemA gene encoding glutamyl-tRNA reductase → MQLLAIGINHTTAPVSLRERVAFPLEQIKPALGALREHLSGRSGTEAAILSTCNRTEIYCATDVLKPGQEGFEHTLRWLSQHHNVPAGDLAPHLYALPQSEAVRHAFRVASGLDSMVLGETQILGQLKDAVRTAGEAGSLGTYLNQLFQRTFAVAKEVRGQTEIGAHSVSMAAAAVRLAQRIFESVSTQRVLFIGAGEMIELCATHFAAQQPRQIVVANRTVERGEKLAEQLSGQGLTTQAIRLTDLGERLHEFDIVVSCTASSLPIIGLGAVERAVKRRKHRPIMMVDLAVPRDVEPEVARLDDVFLYTVDDLGAIVREGNALRQAAVAQAEAIIESRVQNFMHWLETRSVVPVIRELQTSGEAIRQAELERARRMLARGDDPEAVLEALSGALTRKFLHGPTHALNHTQGEDREALLRLVPGLFRHSSHSER, encoded by the coding sequence ATGCAACTGCTCGCGATCGGCATCAACCACACGACGGCACCAGTCTCGCTGCGCGAGCGGGTGGCGTTTCCGCTCGAGCAGATCAAACCGGCACTGGGAGCGCTGCGCGAGCACCTGTCCGGCCGCAGCGGCACCGAAGCCGCCATCCTTTCCACCTGTAACCGCACCGAGATCTACTGCGCCACCGACGTCCTGAAGCCGGGCCAGGAAGGTTTCGAGCACACCCTGCGGTGGCTGTCGCAGCACCACAACGTGCCGGCCGGCGACCTGGCCCCGCACCTGTACGCGCTGCCGCAGTCCGAAGCCGTGCGCCACGCCTTCCGCGTGGCCAGCGGGCTGGATTCGATGGTGCTGGGCGAGACCCAGATCCTGGGCCAGCTCAAGGACGCGGTGCGCACCGCCGGCGAGGCCGGCTCGCTGGGGACGTACCTGAACCAGCTGTTCCAGCGCACTTTCGCAGTGGCCAAGGAAGTGCGCGGCCAGACCGAGATCGGCGCGCATTCCGTATCGATGGCCGCCGCCGCGGTGCGGCTGGCGCAACGGATTTTTGAAAGCGTCTCGACCCAGCGCGTGCTGTTTATCGGCGCGGGCGAGATGATCGAGCTGTGCGCGACCCACTTCGCCGCGCAGCAGCCGCGCCAGATCGTGGTGGCCAACCGCACCGTCGAGCGCGGCGAGAAACTGGCCGAGCAATTGTCCGGCCAGGGCCTGACCACGCAGGCGATCCGCCTGACCGACCTGGGCGAGCGGCTGCATGAATTCGACATCGTGGTGTCCTGCACCGCCAGCTCGCTGCCGATCATCGGCCTGGGCGCGGTGGAGCGCGCGGTCAAGCGCCGAAAGCACCGCCCGATCATGATGGTCGACCTGGCCGTGCCGCGCGACGTGGAACCGGAGGTCGCGCGCCTGGACGACGTCTTCCTGTACACCGTCGACGACCTCGGCGCGATCGTGCGCGAAGGCAACGCGCTGCGCCAGGCCGCCGTCGCGCAGGCCGAAGCCATCATCGAAAGCCGCGTGCAGAACTTCATGCACTGGCTCGAAACGCGCAGCGTGGTGCCGGTCATCCGCGAGCTGCAGACCAGCGGCGAAGCCATCCGCCAGGCCGAGCTGGAGCGCGCGCGCCGCATGCTGGCACGCGGCGACGACCCCGAGGCGGTGCTCGAAGCCCTGTCCGGCGCACTGACCCGCAAGTTCCTGCACGGCCCGACCCACGCGCTGAACCACACCCAGGGCGAAGACCGCGAGGCGCTGCTGCGCCTGGTGCCGGGCCTGTTCCGCCACAGCAGCCACTCCGAGCGCTAG
- a CDS encoding DUF4401 domain-containing protein, with translation MSTTLQTEQRLWQELAARGAVQGECPEHSHAPWAVRCLMGAAGWLGALFFQMFLVGTVFVAARENGIAMAVTGLAMIALAALLYWRGGGIAASQFALAVSLCGQGMAVYGLVEALGFARVTGTAGFWAGIALFEGVLVLLVPNRLHRLLCGLGVWIGLAGALHLALPHGSSDDWRALTWTLGWLAPLGCALVTAFTLAEARVCAAGRHALLEPLADATLLAALAMALVVTGMSHPMTWLFGPEAGRLSVAHWMGGALLTLVLAGFSLAECRRLATGSAMQAAVLAGTLAFGALMAAAPAVVAGALALALALRRASMAWMGLGVTAIAVGFVWYYSALHWTLPAKSVTLAAAGVLLLAGRHWLLRGRTGKEFA, from the coding sequence ATGAGCACCACCTTGCAGACCGAGCAACGGCTCTGGCAGGAACTGGCCGCGCGCGGCGCGGTGCAGGGCGAATGCCCGGAGCACAGCCACGCGCCGTGGGCGGTGCGCTGCCTGATGGGCGCGGCCGGCTGGCTTGGCGCCTTGTTTTTCCAGATGTTCCTGGTTGGGACGGTGTTCGTGGCCGCGCGCGAGAACGGCATCGCCATGGCCGTGACCGGGCTGGCCATGATCGCGCTGGCCGCGTTGCTGTACTGGCGTGGCGGCGGGATCGCGGCGAGCCAGTTCGCGCTGGCGGTCAGCCTGTGCGGGCAGGGGATGGCGGTGTATGGGCTGGTGGAGGCGCTTGGCTTTGCGCGCGTGACCGGGACCGCCGGATTCTGGGCCGGCATCGCGCTGTTCGAAGGCGTGCTGGTGTTGCTGGTGCCCAACCGGTTGCACCGGCTGCTGTGCGGGCTTGGCGTGTGGATCGGGCTGGCGGGCGCACTGCATCTTGCCCTGCCGCACGGATCCTCCGATGACTGGCGCGCGCTGACGTGGACGCTCGGCTGGCTGGCGCCGCTGGGCTGCGCGCTGGTGACCGCCTTCACGCTGGCAGAGGCGCGCGTGTGCGCGGCGGGGCGGCATGCACTGCTGGAGCCGCTCGCCGATGCCACGCTGCTGGCCGCGCTCGCCATGGCGCTGGTGGTGACCGGGATGAGTCATCCGATGACGTGGCTGTTCGGTCCGGAGGCGGGGCGGCTGTCGGTCGCGCACTGGATGGGGGGCGCGCTGCTGACGCTGGTGCTGGCGGGCTTTTCCCTGGCCGAGTGCCGCCGCCTGGCCACTGGCTCCGCCATGCAGGCGGCAGTGCTCGCCGGCACGCTCGCCTTTGGCGCACTGATGGCCGCGGCGCCTGCCGTCGTGGCCGGCGCGCTGGCGCTGGCACTGGCCCTGCGCCGGGCTTCCATGGCCTGGATGGGCTTGGGCGTCACCGCCATTGCCGTCGGCTTCGTCTGGTACTACAGCGCGCTGCACTGGACCCTGCCGGCCAAGTCCGTCACGCTGGCAGCGGCGGGTGTGCTGTTGCTGGCCGGGCGCCACTGGCTGCTGCGCGGTCGCACCGGCAAGGAGTTCGCATGA
- a CDS encoding GDYXXLXY domain-containing protein, translated as MKRWIVTAWALTLALAAAGIAGKETLLARGDTVLLRLAPVDPRSLMQGDYMALNFAIGNQIRTAQGPAQRPPRDGVAVIRRDAQGVASFVRLHDGGPLGVGEQLLRFQAARSRWGGAQVQVSTDAYFFQEGQGERFAQAMYGEFRVGADGQALLVGLRGKEMEKL; from the coding sequence ATGAAGCGCTGGATCGTGACCGCCTGGGCGCTGACCCTGGCGCTGGCCGCCGCCGGCATCGCCGGCAAAGAAACGCTGCTGGCACGCGGCGACACCGTCTTGCTGCGGCTCGCGCCGGTCGATCCGCGATCGCTGATGCAGGGCGACTACATGGCGCTGAACTTCGCCATCGGCAACCAGATCCGCACGGCGCAGGGGCCGGCGCAGCGCCCGCCGCGCGACGGCGTGGCGGTGATCCGGCGCGACGCGCAGGGCGTGGCCAGCTTCGTGCGGCTGCATGACGGCGGGCCGCTGGGCGTGGGCGAGCAGTTGCTGCGCTTCCAGGCGGCGCGGTCGCGCTGGGGCGGGGCGCAGGTGCAGGTGTCGACCGATGCGTATTTCTTCCAGGAGGGGCAGGGCGAGCGCTTTGCCCAGGCCATGTACGGGGAGTTCCGCGTGGGGGCGGACGGCCAGGCGCTGCTGGTGGGGCTGCGGGGGAAGGAAATGGAAAAGCTGTGA